The window TGATATCGCTAAGCGTACACATTACGCATGTGCGCGCGGGCGAGTACTACAAAAATCGTTCCCTTTCACGCAAACAATAGCAGGTTTCGATGCTTTTTATGAAAAATTACTTGCTTTATGTGCTACACATGAAAAAAGCGACGTGTTAGTCGGTTTTGAGCCTACCGGCCACTACTGGATGAATCTCGCTGCCTATCTTAGTGCGCATGGGATTCCGTTTGTCATGGTGAATCCTCATCATGTGAATCGTTCCAAAGAGCTCGACGACAATCTCCAAACGAAGAACGATCAAAAGGATGCATTGGTCATTGCGCGTTTAATGCGTGACGGTCGTTTTAGCTACCCACGTATTTTTAGACGGTGTGGAGGCTGAACTGCGCAACGGTGCTACTTTACTTTCTAAAATCCAAGAAGATTTAAATGCACTTCAAAATCGAATAATTCGCTGGATTGATCGTTTCTTCCCTGAGTTTATGTCTGTCTTTAAGCAATTTGGCAAGATGGCTTATGCGGTACTTGAAATGACACCACTGCCAAAAGACATTCAAGGAAAAGCACCAGAAGAATTATTGTTTTTATACCGACAGGTAGAAGGCTTGAAGTCACCTCAGCTACCGAAAGCGAAACAATTAGTCGAAGTAGCCCAGCACTCTATCGGACTGACAGAAGGGCTTGTGATGGCACGAATAGAAATCGCCACACTTCTAGAGCAGTACAAATTGATGCAAAGCCAACTAGACGCCCTAACATAACAGTAAATCGAACTAACCAAAGAAATGACGGATTACAACTACTTAAGTTCTGTCCCAGGAATCGGCAGCGTAACGATTGTCGAGCTACTTTCAGAAGTCGGTTCTCTCACACAATATGAGCATCCACGCCAATTAATTAAGCTAGCGGGACTTACATTACGTGAAAACTCCTCTGGACAGCACAAAGGACAACAACGGATTTCCAAACGTGGTAGAAGGAAACTTCGAGCCCTTTTATTCCGTGTGATGATACCGTTAATTCGTCATAATGAAGCCTTTAAACAATTACATGAATATTACACTACACGCACCGTCAATCCTCTTCGTAAGAAGCAATCGATTGTCGTACTTTGTGGAAAGTTACTGAAGATTTTACACACCTTGTGCAAGAAGAAAGTGTATTTTGATGTGAACCAAATGATGAAAGATCTTTATTGTCTCGGAGAGGCAGCCTAAGCAACACCAAAGCTCGACCTACAATAGAAGGATGACACGGAGAAGCCGGCATTATTTTCAACGACCGCGAGTCCCTATAGGAGCATCGCCAGCCTCTGCCTTATGAATAGACCGAACGAAGGAATGTATGCGCTAGACGCCAAGAGACATGGGAGGGTACGTCATCATAAGCATCGCAGAGATCCAATTGTGCATCACATAATGGAATTGAAAGTTAATTTTAGCCAATTAGCTTTAGCGAAGCGTATTCAACAAATTACAATTTATTGAAGAACTAGAAAATATTACACGCAAACTGCGGTGGAAAAATATTTTCATCACTTTAAAAACGGGTCAAACCGTTGAAAAAATGCCTTAGCTAAAGCTACCGAATACACATTAAATCGTGTACATGGATTAAAAGCTTTTCTATTCGATGGTCGAATTGAGATTGATAATAATCCAGCAGAAAATGCGATTCGCCCAAATGTGATTGGTCGCAAGAACTGGCTTTTTTCTGTTAGTGAAGTCGGTGCTAAAGCGAATGCGATCTGTTTAAGTTTGGCTGAAACAGCAAAGGCAAATGATATCGACTTCTATCAATACCTAGTGACATTAATGACAGAGTTGCTGAATTTACCAATCCATCAGGAGCCAGAGATTTTAAATGATTACATGCCTTGGTCAATAACTATCCGAGCCACATGTGCAAAATAGCCATCTATCTGAAAAAATTTTCAAATAGATGGCCATTCGTCGTACGTACCGAAAAGGTGCGTATTTTTTATATTTCGGGCTTACTGTCTAAAAGAGAGGAATTACTTATAATTTAAAATAACAAAGACCAGGTACTTTGATGTGAACCCCAAAAGTTAGACTTTATTCGGAGAGGAGAAATCCCCTCCGATTTTTTCATTTATAAATTGTGTCCTCCACTAACTTTAATCACTTGTTCAGTGATTTGGCTAGCTTCCTCTGAACAGAGGAAGCGAACAGTGTTCGTAATGTCTTGTGGTTGAATTAACTTTCCAGTCGGAATCAAAGGCAACACTTCATCTTTCAATTGTTTATCAACACATCCAGTTTGATTTGGACCAGTTGCGACAAAGTTGACTGTAATCCCTAGTTTCCCAAGCTCCACACTATTGGACGTGTTAAAATCCTGGTCTATCATCATTCCATTCATAGGTGAGTTTCTTGTGTACAAGCACTAGGTTTGCAGCTTTCTTTGCGAAGTTAAGGGCGATAATTAGTTCCACCGTCAGTAAATAAATTAATTTTATGTACAAGAATTGGTGAAAAATCCTTAGTTTTAAATTTTGTGTTATATATCGGAAAAACCCCCCTCGTAATCGCAGTTTTGAAATATCAAAGCATCCAGACATAGAAGTTTTTGAACCGAAGAAATTTCTTTTCTTCGAAATTTCATTGGCATAGACAGATTTACTTTGTGTATACGGCTATTATTTTATATAGATAGAAATTTTTGGGAAAATAAGTAAGAATATTATAACAATAGTGTGATAAAACGAAAGGTTTTTTGTAAATATTTACTTTTAAAATATTAATTGACAATTAATCCTAAATGCATTAATGTTTATTTGTGTAAAATGAATATTCTTAATATTTAGATAAGGAGGGGGATTATGCACGATGCACAAGTTTTTATATGGGATGAAACATTGAGAGATGGAGAACAAACTCCAGGAGTTTCATTATCTATAGAGCAAAAAGTAGAGATTGCAAAAGCTTTGGATGAGTTAAAAGTGGATGTAATTAGTGCTGGTTTTCCAGCTGTTTCAAAAGATGAATTTGAAGCTGTAAAAAGAATTACATCATTAAATTTAAATGCACGTATAGGCGTTACGGTAAGGACTTCCCAAGAGGATATTGACTGTGCAATTCGAACTAATGTTAAAGAAATTCATATGTTTATTCCTACTAGTGATATTCTTCTAAAGTATAAATTAGGGATATCTAAGGATGAGGCATTGTTAAGAACTACAAAAATGATAGATTACGCACTGAAACATGATTTAACAGTAACTTTTGTAGCAGAGGACAGTACTCGTACCGATAGAGATTTTTTATTGAAGATTTTAAAAGCTAGTTATGAATATGGCGCGAATATTGGAATGGTCACTGATACTGTTGGTAATACTCTACCATATAACATGTATAAATTAATAAAGCATCTAAGAACCATACTTCCTATTGAGTTTAAACTAGGCGTACACTGTCATAATGATTTTGGTTTAGCTACCGCTAACTCTTTAGCAGCAATGGAAGGTGGTGCTCAGTATATTACTGGTACAATTAATGGAATTGGAGAAAGAGCAGGTAATGCCTCGTTAGAAGAACTTATAATGGCTATTAAGTTACTTTACAAGCATAACCTAAATATTAATACTAATTTAATAAAAAAAGTGAGTAGACTAGTTGAAATAAAAAGTGGTATACCAGTTAGTTCTAATAAACCAATAGTGGGCTTTAATGCATTTAGACATGAGTCAGGTATACATGTAAAAGCTATGCTAGAAAACAATGAAACTTATGAAATTATTCCTCCTGAATTAGTAGGTAGAACAAGAAATTTTGTATTAGGTAAGCATTCAGGAAAAGGCTATTTAACGTTTTTAAATGAAAAGTATCAATTAGGCCTTAATAATGAAGAAATTATCGGAATTTTAGAACATATAAAACGGGCTAGTTCTATGTCTAAGGATAGTTCCATGGTAAATCAGTTAAATGAATATTATCAAAAAATTGGTGTAGATGAAAATGAGTTTTTTAGAATATTTAATGATTTTATAAAGGATGTTAGCCTATGATTCCTACATATGTTGAACAATTATTGCAAGCTAAAAATGGGGAGATTGTTGAAAGGGAAGTAGATTTACTTATGGGGCATGATGGAACAGCTTCATTAGTAGTGGAGAGGTTTGAGAAAGAACAGCAAAATATTTGGGACAAAGAGAAGGTGTTTATTGTATTTGATCACTTTGCTCCTCCTGCTACGGTTGAAAGAGCTGAAATTCAAAACAAACTTCTGAAATTTGTTAAAGATTATAAAATCCCATTTTCCTTATACAAAGGTATTTCACACCAATTACTATTAGAGCACCCAAAAGTTTTTCATAATAATGCTTGAAGAGGCACTAGTTCTTTGAAAAAGGGCTTTAATTATTCCAGGCTGTTGCGCTCTGAGATAATATCTAAAAATGTACCATTTTGTAAGTTGTGCAAACCGGTATTGTACGTAAGATCCGTGAATGGCAATATCAATGAGGCTAGCACGAGATACTGATAATGAGATGCCTTGTACTGATAGGCTTTTCGAATAGGTGAAGCTCCGTTCTTTTTCCAAACCCTCTACACGAGCTATAGTTGTCTCAGGTGTTTTGGTTCCACGCGTTGTATGGGTGATAGTGTTTTGGTATAGTCGCTGCAACTGCCTTTGTATAGTACTTTATGCATGTTCTATACGAAAAAAGAATGGTAGGAAGTATACTCGGCAACCTAAAGTAGCAAAGTGGTAGACTGTACGTATATATTTATCCCTCAATGAATCGTTTGATTAGATGAGCAAATGAGGCATGATTATTTCTATTCGATTGGCGTTACATCGATGAAAATCTGTTAGTTTTTTCGGTTGGGACAACTTTTTAGTTGTGGTAAATCCCCTAAATCCTTGATGAGTGAGAGTGCATCTGTATATCTCGCTGATTTGCCTGGTGGTACTCTCAACTCTAGAAGGATACTTTTTTATCAACAGCAGATTATGGCGTTGAGCCAAATTTTAAAATTATTTTAAAAGCGGAGGAAATATATGTTCGAAAGAAAACATTTAAAAAATTTAAAAGGCTATGTTTCAGGGATTCAACCTACTTTTAACAATGATATTATCAAATTGAATTCAAATGAGAATCCGTATCCACCATCTTCTAGAATTATGGATTGTTTGAAGGATTTTAATTTTGAACAATTAAGGTTCTATCCTAGTGCTAAAAGTGATTCGCTTAGAGAATGTATTTCAAAAATTTATGATGTTGAGGTAGAGAATATTTTTTGCGGTAACGGTTCAGATGAAATAATTTCTTTAGTATTTAAGGGTTTTTTTGAGGAAAATAGTTCGATAATATTACCTTACCCTACTTATACTTTATATGAAACAATTGCTAAAATTCAAAATGTAAATACTATATTTATTAATACCGATGAAGACTTTTCGATTGATATTGATAAAATACTGAGTACTTCAAAAAAAGCAACAGGCGTGGTTATTGTAAATCCCAATGCACCTACTGGCATATTATTGTCTGTTGAAAAAATAAAGTTTTTACTTAATCAATTTAAAGGGCTTGTAATTTTAGATGAAGCATATATTGACTTTGCAGATGAAAATTCATCCTGTTTAAATCTAATAAAAATGTATCCCAATCTGATTGTACTTCGAACATTATCTAAATCATATTCATTGTGTGGAATAAGACTTGGTTACTGTTTTGCTTCCAAAGATATAATATCTGTTCTTGATAAAATTAAAGACTCGTATAATATTGATACTATTACACAGTTAATTGCAGAAGAAGGACTTAAGGATAGAGCGTATTTTAATATTAATCTAGAAAAAGTAAAAAGAACTAGAATAAGATTAGAGAATGAATTAGTTAATTTGGGATTTAAAGTTTATGGTCTGAATGCTAATTTTTTATTGTGTAAACCAGAAAATGGTTTAGAAGCGAAAGACATTTATGATTATTTGGTTGATCAAAATATATTTATTAGATATTTCAATCAAAAGAGATTAGCTGACAAATTAAGAATAAGTATTGGAACTGGAAAAGAAATTGATATATTATTGTCTCATTTAAATAAATTAGTAACTGAAAGGGAAATGTCTTTTGAACCTAATTTCTGATGAAATAGTTGAGTATTTAAAAGAAGGATCATGGATAAGAGATTTATTTGAAAAGGGAAGCCAGTTAAAACAAATTTATAGTGATGATAAGATTTTTGATTTTTCTTTGGGGAATCCAATCATTGAACCTCCCACAAACTTTAAGACAAAACTTAAAGAGTTAGTAATAAATTCACCTGGAAATGTTCATGGTTATCTCTCTAATCAAGGACTGATTAGGGCTAGAGAGAAAATTGCATCCTTTTTAGCAGACTTATATAAACATCACTTTTATCAAGAATCAATAGTAATAACTACAGGAGCTAGCGGTGCTTTAAATGTCGCATTAAAAAGCATTCTCAATCCAAATGATGAGGTTATTGTTTTGGTTCCCTATTTTGTTGAGTACAAATATTATATAAGAAATGCTCAGGGTATACCTATTTATTGTAATCTGGATAATGATTTCCAAATTGATTGTGATGAAATTTCAAGTAAAATTACAGCTCGAACAAAAGCAATTATTATTAATACCCCCCATAATCCAACAGGTTGTGTTTTTTCCAATAAAGCTATCTCAGAATTAGCAAACTTGTTAAAAGAAAGAGAAGAAAAATATAATAGTAACATTTATATGCTCTTTGATGCGCCTTATACACAGTTAACTTATGACAATATTAAAAATGTAAATCCATTTAAAAGTTATCACCGTGTTATTTATGCCAGTTCTTTTAGTAAAGATTTAGGCTTGGCAGGTGAAAGAATTGGTTTTATAGCTTTAGATAAAGATACTCCTGGGCATGATTTACTTATTTCTGCATTTACTTTCTCTAATAGGATATTAGGTTTTGTAAATGCTCCAGCATTAATGCAACATGTGTTAGCCAATACTGATAATCTTATTATTCAAAAAGACGCATATAAAAAACATAGAGATTTAACTATGAATATATTAGAAGAAGCAGACTTTGATTTTAAAAAAACCCAAGGTGGATTTTTTATATTTCCCAAAAGCCCTCTTGAAGATGATTTAGAATTTTGTAGTTTAGCCGCAGATAAATTTAATATTTTAATAGTACCTGGAATCGGCTTTGGTTGTCCAGGCCACTTTCGAATGTCTTTTAGTGTTAAATTAGAAACCATAGAAGCTGCTAGAGTCCCTTTGAAAGCACTGAAAAATTATATTAATGAGAATTACTAATAACCTAGATTATTCACTTTCATACACAAAACCCCGCTGAAAAGCTACCAAAACATCTCTTTTCAGCGGGGTTCTATCTTTAACTTAATGAATAAAGAAAATGTTTCGTAAGTCTGAATAACTTAAACGCATCTTACACACATATATATTTCCTTATTTTGTAAGCCTGTATTCAAATAACGCATATAAACAACCAGGCACCTTCGGTACGATAGACGTATCAATTAAAGGAGGCGCTATTTTTATGTCCACTACAAAACTAACAATTGTCCCTGTGACACTAGATCCCATCATTGACAAGTCTTCTTTTATCAATTCATCGCAATTTCCCTCTGAGCCAAGATGTGTCATTAAAACAGCTGGGGCTGAAATTTCCTTCTTCAATGGCGTAGATGAGTACATCATCCAAACGATCATGAAGGAGCTGAGCAATCAATGAAGCAAGATTTTACGAGCGTGCAAAACATCTATATCATTTGCGGCAAAACTGATATGCGTAAAGGCATTGACGGTCTCGCAACGCTCATTCAGGATTCTTTTGAACTCGATCTATACAGCGACTCCATTTTTTTATTTTCTGGTTGG of the Lysinibacillus fusiformis genome contains:
- a CDS encoding SDR family oxidoreductase, with the translated sequence MNGMMIDQDFNTSNSVELGKLGITVNFVATGPNQTGCVDKQLKDEVLPLIPTGKLIQPQDITNTVRFLCSEEASQITEQVIKVSGGHNL
- the hisC gene encoding histidinol-phosphate transaminase encodes the protein MFERKHLKNLKGYVSGIQPTFNNDIIKLNSNENPYPPSSRIMDCLKDFNFEQLRFYPSAKSDSLRECISKIYDVEVENIFCGNGSDEIISLVFKGFFEENSSIILPYPTYTLYETIAKIQNVNTIFINTDEDFSIDIDKILSTSKKATGVVIVNPNAPTGILLSVEKIKFLLNQFKGLVILDEAYIDFADENSSCLNLIKMYPNLIVLRTLSKSYSLCGIRLGYCFASKDIISVLDKIKDSYNIDTITQLIAEEGLKDRAYFNINLEKVKRTRIRLENELVNLGFKVYGLNANFLLCKPENGLEAKDIYDYLVDQNIFIRYFNQKRLADKLRISIGTGKEIDILLSHLNKLVTEREMSFEPNF
- a CDS encoding 3-isopropylmalate dehydratase large subunit, translating into MIPTYVEQLLQAKNGEIVEREVDLLMGHDGTASLVVERFEKEQQNIWDKEKVFIVFDHFAPPATVERAEIQNKLLKFVKDYKIPFSLYKGISHQLLLEHPKVFHNNA
- a CDS encoding LeuA family protein; this translates as MHDAQVFIWDETLRDGEQTPGVSLSIEQKVEIAKALDELKVDVISAGFPAVSKDEFEAVKRITSLNLNARIGVTVRTSQEDIDCAIRTNVKEIHMFIPTSDILLKYKLGISKDEALLRTTKMIDYALKHDLTVTFVAEDSTRTDRDFLLKILKASYEYGANIGMVTDTVGNTLPYNMYKLIKHLRTILPIEFKLGVHCHNDFGLATANSLAAMEGGAQYITGTINGIGERAGNASLEELIMAIKLLYKHNLNINTNLIKKVSRLVEIKSGIPVSSNKPIVGFNAFRHESGIHVKAMLENNETYEIIPPELVGRTRNFVLGKHSGKGYLTFLNEKYQLGLNNEEIIGILEHIKRASSMSKDSSMVNQLNEYYQKIGVDENEFFRIFNDFIKDVSL
- a CDS encoding pyridoxal phosphate-dependent aminotransferase produces the protein MNLISDEIVEYLKEGSWIRDLFEKGSQLKQIYSDDKIFDFSLGNPIIEPPTNFKTKLKELVINSPGNVHGYLSNQGLIRAREKIASFLADLYKHHFYQESIVITTGASGALNVALKSILNPNDEVIVLVPYFVEYKYYIRNAQGIPIYCNLDNDFQIDCDEISSKITARTKAIIINTPHNPTGCVFSNKAISELANLLKEREEKYNSNIYMLFDAPYTQLTYDNIKNVNPFKSYHRVIYASSFSKDLGLAGERIGFIALDKDTPGHDLLISAFTFSNRILGFVNAPALMQHVLANTDNLIIQKDAYKKHRDLTMNILEEADFDFKKTQGGFFIFPKSPLEDDLEFCSLAADKFNILIVPGIGFGCPGHFRMSFSVKLETIEAARVPLKALKNYINENY